From Candidatus Pedobacter colombiensis, one genomic window encodes:
- a CDS encoding PLP-dependent cysteine synthase family protein: MLVETKEQACLTADLTNKFEHLWHLVGNTPMLELQYVYKGKPGKVYVKCEHYNLTGSVKDRMALNIMYEAYKSCAIKPGDTIIEATSGNTGIAFAAIGRALGHLVKIIMPNWLSKERIDIIRSMGAEVILISKEEGGFLGSIKMCEELAEAGGVFLPRQFENRYNEEAHEKTTGMEIWEQLKLNGLKPDAFVAGVGTGGTVMGVGKGLKFHNPEVKIHPLEPAESPTLTTGYKVGSHRIQGISDEFIPQIVKLDELDEVIQANDGDAIIMAQKLAKELGLAVGISSGANVIGAIKLKEQMGDAAVVVTILSDSNKKYLSTDLVKEETIKDSFVSTDTIFTGYQPICRLK, from the coding sequence ATGTTAGTTGAAACTAAAGAGCAGGCTTGTTTAACTGCTGATCTTACCAATAAATTTGAGCATTTATGGCACCTGGTGGGTAACACTCCAATGCTGGAATTGCAATATGTGTACAAAGGAAAGCCGGGAAAAGTTTATGTTAAGTGCGAGCACTATAACCTTACAGGAAGTGTAAAAGACAGAATGGCTTTGAACATTATGTATGAAGCCTATAAATCATGTGCGATTAAACCTGGCGATACTATTATTGAGGCTACCAGTGGTAACACAGGTATTGCTTTTGCAGCTATTGGTAGAGCTTTAGGACATCTGGTTAAGATCATTATGCCAAACTGGTTAAGCAAGGAGCGTATTGATATCATCAGAAGTATGGGTGCAGAGGTGATTCTGATCAGCAAAGAAGAAGGTGGTTTTTTGGGTAGTATTAAAATGTGCGAAGAGCTTGCTGAGGCTGGAGGTGTGTTTTTACCAAGGCAGTTTGAAAACAGATATAATGAAGAAGCTCACGAGAAAACTACAGGAATGGAGATCTGGGAGCAATTGAAATTAAACGGTTTAAAACCTGATGCATTTGTAGCAGGAGTTGGAACGGGTGGTACGGTAATGGGCGTTGGCAAAGGGTTAAAATTCCACAATCCAGAGGTTAAAATCCATCCTTTAGAGCCAGCAGAAAGTCCGACTTTAACCACAGGATATAAAGTGGGTAGCCACCGTATACAGGGTATTTCAGATGAATTTATTCCGCAAATTGTAAAGCTGGATGAATTGGATGAGGTGATTCAGGCTAATGATGGTGACGCAATCATTATGGCACAAAAACTTGCAAAAGAGCTCGGTTTGGCTGTAGGTATTTCATCAGGCGCAAATGTGATTGGTGCAATTAAGTTAAAGGAACAAATGGGCGATGCTGCGGTGGTGGTGACCATATTAAGCGATAGCAATAAAAAATACCTGAGCACCGATTTGGTAAAAGAAGAAACGATTAAAGATTCATTCGTGTCTACCGATACCATATTTACAGGATATCAGCCAATTTGTCGTTTAAAATAG
- a CDS encoding cytochrome c biogenesis protein CcdA yields the protein MSLRVLVVGFLIFFGSGSAFAQEADTSTAGLEFTEMAPEVTPAKVDTAVVVPATTVSDTVKTAVTTTKTDVQVNKTEKEKTLWETFIAGLVGGFLAFLMPCIFPMVPLTISYFTKRAGSQSKGVGQALIYGLSIIVIYVAFGLLITVIFGSAGLNALSASGLFNFLFFILLVVFAISFFGAFEITLPSSIVNKIDNKADNSKGLGGIFFMAASLALVSFSCTGPIIGTLLVQASSKGELLAPAIGMFGFALALALPFTLSAVFPGFLSSMPKSGGWLNSVKVCLGFLELALALKFLSSADLAWHWEWFDREIFLVLWIVIFILMGIYLLGKIKFSHDSDVPYVSVPRLFFAILSFSFAMYMVPGLWGAPVSVLSGLAPPMNTQDFILNEGGSSTSSTASTDFPAKVKYSESLKAPVGFRPFFDLDEGLEYAKKVNKPVLLDFTGHTCVNCRRMEDLVWVDKEVGRLIKEEYVLIQLYADDRNIKMSAEKVHYSDILKRKTDDLGYWNLDFQATRYASNAQPLYVLAGHDLNPLVPVQGANFDAKEYAAYLKSGLAAFKK from the coding sequence ATGAGTTTGCGCGTACTTGTCGTAGGGTTTTTAATATTTTTCGGTTCTGGTAGTGCCTTCGCACAGGAAGCTGATACTTCGACTGCTGGTCTTGAGTTTACCGAAATGGCACCCGAAGTTACTCCGGCTAAAGTTGATACTGCTGTAGTTGTCCCGGCAACAACGGTAAGTGATACTGTTAAAACAGCAGTAACAACGACCAAGACCGATGTTCAGGTCAATAAAACCGAAAAGGAAAAGACCTTATGGGAAACCTTTATTGCTGGTCTTGTAGGTGGCTTTCTTGCCTTCCTTATGCCTTGTATATTCCCAATGGTTCCATTAACTATTAGTTATTTTACAAAGAGGGCAGGGAGCCAAAGCAAAGGCGTTGGTCAGGCTTTAATCTATGGTCTTTCTATAATTGTGATCTATGTAGCCTTTGGCTTGTTGATCACTGTAATATTTGGATCTGCAGGATTGAATGCTTTAAGCGCCAGTGGTTTATTTAACTTCTTGTTTTTTATCTTATTGGTGGTGTTTGCCATCTCCTTTTTTGGAGCTTTTGAAATCACCTTGCCGAGTTCTATTGTCAATAAAATAGACAATAAAGCAGATAACAGTAAAGGTCTTGGTGGTATTTTCTTCATGGCCGCATCTTTAGCTTTAGTATCTTTCTCTTGTACAGGACCAATTATCGGTACTTTATTAGTACAAGCTAGTTCTAAAGGTGAATTGCTGGCACCTGCTATTGGTATGTTTGGATTTGCATTGGCTTTAGCATTGCCATTTACTTTATCAGCGGTATTCCCTGGCTTCTTAAGCAGTATGCCTAAATCAGGAGGTTGGTTAAATAGTGTAAAGGTATGTCTGGGATTCCTGGAGTTGGCTTTGGCTTTAAAATTCCTTTCGTCGGCTGATTTGGCATGGCATTGGGAATGGTTTGACAGAGAGATCTTCCTGGTATTGTGGATTGTGATCTTTATCTTGATGGGAATTTATCTCCTTGGTAAGATCAAGTTTTCACATGATAGTGATGTTCCTTATGTATCCGTACCAAGATTATTCTTTGCCATCCTTTCCTTTTCATTCGCTATGTATATGGTTCCTGGCTTATGGGGAGCACCAGTGAGTGTGCTGAGTGGACTTGCTCCACCGATGAATACCCAGGATTTTATCTTGAATGAAGGTGGCTCATCAACTTCAAGTACTGCATCGACTGATTTTCCTGCTAAAGTAAAATATAGTGAGTCATTAAAGGCACCTGTAGGATTTCGCCCATTCTTTGATTTGGACGAAGGTTTGGAATATGCGAAGAAGGTGAATAAACCTGTTTTGCTTGACTTTACCGGACATACCTGCGTAAACTGCCGTAGAATGGAAGATCTGGTTTGGGTGGACAAAGAAGTTGGTCGCCTGATCAAAGAAGAATATGTATTGATCCAACTGTATGCTGATGATCGCAACATTAAGATGTCTGCAGAGAAAGTTCATTATTCAGATATTTTGAAACGTAAGACGGATGACCTGGGGTACTGGAACCTCGATTTTCAGGCTACAAGATATGCCTCTAATGCTCAGCCTTTATATGTATTGGCAGGACATGATTTAAATCCTTTAGTACCTGTTCAGGGCGCTAATTTTGATGCTAAAGAATACGCAGCTTATCTTAAAAGTGGCTTAGCAGCTTTTAAGAAATAA
- the fabF gene encoding beta-ketoacyl-ACP synthase II, whose translation MKRVVVTGLGAVTPVGNTVKEFWDNIVAGKSGVAAITKFDTSKFKTNFAAEVKDFDAEAYVDKKELKKYDLYTQYAIAASDQAIKDSGLNFEAMPEVERYEVGVIWASGNGGISTFEQQLKEYHLGDGTPRFSPYFIPKMIVDIAAGVISIRNKLHGPNYATVSACASSNTAIISAFDTIRLGKATIMVAGGSEAAITESSVGGFNSAHALSKRNDDHATASRPFDKDRDGFVIGEGAGALILEEYEHAIARGAHIYAEMVGGGMAADAYHLTGTPPDGLGASLGIAKALADAGITADKIDYINAHATSTGLGDIGELNGIKKIFGDLPVAISATKSMTGHLLGGAGAIESIISIMSVKDDIIPGTINTKELDPEIPQGMNIILGKSIKQPVNYVLNNTFGFGGHTATSIFKKYTAE comes from the coding sequence ATGAAAAGAGTAGTAGTGACAGGTTTAGGTGCTGTAACCCCGGTGGGAAATACAGTAAAAGAATTTTGGGATAACATTGTAGCCGGTAAAAGCGGTGTTGCAGCTATCACAAAATTCGACACTTCAAAATTCAAGACTAATTTTGCTGCCGAAGTTAAAGACTTTGATGCAGAAGCTTATGTCGACAAAAAGGAGCTAAAAAAGTACGATCTATATACTCAGTATGCTATTGCTGCGAGTGATCAGGCGATTAAAGACTCAGGATTAAATTTTGAGGCTATGCCTGAGGTGGAAAGATATGAGGTTGGTGTGATCTGGGCTTCCGGTAACGGTGGAATCAGCACATTTGAACAACAATTGAAAGAATATCATTTAGGAGACGGTACCCCAAGGTTTAGTCCGTATTTTATTCCTAAAATGATTGTTGATATTGCTGCTGGCGTAATTTCCATCAGAAATAAACTTCATGGACCAAATTATGCTACTGTGTCTGCCTGTGCTTCTTCAAATACGGCGATCATTAGTGCATTTGATACCATCCGTTTAGGTAAAGCAACCATTATGGTTGCCGGTGGATCGGAAGCTGCAATAACAGAATCATCGGTAGGAGGATTTAATTCAGCTCATGCTTTGTCTAAAAGAAATGATGATCATGCTACTGCATCACGTCCTTTTGATAAGGATAGAGATGGCTTTGTGATCGGTGAAGGTGCCGGTGCATTAATATTGGAAGAATACGAACACGCTATCGCAAGGGGTGCACATATTTATGCCGAAATGGTAGGAGGTGGTATGGCTGCTGATGCTTATCATTTGACCGGTACGCCTCCGGATGGCCTTGGTGCTTCATTAGGTATCGCAAAAGCTTTAGCTGATGCCGGAATTACTGCCGATAAAATTGATTACATCAATGCGCATGCTACATCAACCGGATTAGGTGATATTGGTGAGTTAAACGGGATAAAAAAGATCTTTGGTGATTTGCCTGTAGCCATTAGCGCTACAAAATCTATGACCGGACATTTGCTGGGTGGGGCTGGTGCAATTGAAAGTATCATCAGTATCATGTCTGTAAAAGATGACATCATTCCGGGAACAATCAATACGAAAGAATTAGATCCTGAGATTCCACAGGGAATGAACATCATTCTTGGTAAATCTATTAAACAACCGGTTAATTACGTGTTAAATAATACTTTTGGCTTTGGTGGACATACTGCTACTTCTATATTTAAGAAATATACTGCTGAGTAA
- a CDS encoding carboxyl transferase domain-containing protein codes for MDIEFNKNEDVNKQSVFELKTRLKKIYKGGGDKSAAKQKEKGKLLARERIAYLIDKESEFLEIGAFAAEDMYAEQGGCPSAGVVCGIGYVSGRQCMIVANDATVKAGAWFPMTAKKNLRAQEIAMENRLPVIYLVDSAGVYLPMQDEIFPDKEHFGRMFRNNALMSSDGIVQIAAIMGSCVAGGAYLPIMSDEAMIVDGTGSVFLAGSYLVKSAIGEDVDNETLGGATTHCEISGVTDYKHPNDQACLDSIRNIMNKLGAPEVAGFDRIKPALPKLDVEEIYGVLPENREKPYDMRDIIQRLLDDSEFEEYKELYGQSIICGLGRIDGWAVGIVANQRKVVKSKKGEMQFGGVIYSDSADKATRFIMNCNQKKIPLVFLQDVTGFMVGSRSEQGGIIKDGAKMVNAVANSVVPKFTIVIGNSYGAGNYAMCGKAYDPRLIYAWPSAKIAVMGGAQAAKVLLQIKEASLKSKGEEITPEKEAELLKEITDRYNSQTTPYYAAARLWVDGIIDPKETRKVISMGIEAANQSPIKKQFNVGVIQT; via the coding sequence ATGGATATAGAATTCAATAAAAATGAGGATGTTAATAAGCAATCGGTTTTTGAGCTAAAAACCAGGCTTAAGAAAATATATAAAGGTGGAGGAGATAAGAGTGCGGCTAAACAAAAAGAAAAAGGAAAGTTGCTGGCCAGAGAGCGTATTGCTTACCTGATTGATAAGGAGTCTGAGTTTTTGGAAATCGGAGCCTTTGCTGCTGAGGATATGTATGCGGAGCAAGGCGGATGTCCTTCAGCAGGTGTGGTATGTGGCATTGGTTATGTATCGGGGAGACAATGTATGATTGTAGCGAACGATGCTACAGTTAAAGCGGGCGCCTGGTTTCCTATGACCGCTAAAAAGAATTTAAGAGCGCAGGAAATTGCTATGGAAAATAGGCTTCCTGTGATCTATCTGGTAGATAGTGCGGGTGTTTATCTGCCGATGCAGGATGAGATTTTTCCTGATAAAGAGCATTTTGGAAGGATGTTTAGAAACAACGCGCTGATGTCGTCTGATGGTATCGTGCAGATTGCTGCAATTATGGGTTCTTGTGTGGCAGGTGGTGCTTATTTGCCTATCATGAGTGATGAAGCAATGATCGTTGATGGTACGGGTTCTGTATTTTTAGCGGGGTCCTATCTGGTTAAGTCGGCTATAGGCGAAGATGTCGATAATGAGACCCTTGGTGGAGCAACAACACATTGCGAAATATCGGGTGTAACTGATTATAAGCATCCTAATGATCAGGCTTGTTTAGATAGCATTCGTAACATCATGAATAAGCTGGGCGCACCAGAGGTCGCGGGGTTTGACCGGATCAAACCGGCATTACCAAAGCTGGATGTAGAAGAAATATATGGTGTATTGCCTGAAAACAGGGAAAAACCTTATGATATGCGGGATATTATTCAGCGTTTGCTGGATGATTCAGAATTTGAAGAATACAAAGAACTATATGGACAGAGCATTATCTGTGGACTGGGCAGGATAGATGGCTGGGCTGTTGGCATTGTTGCCAATCAGCGTAAGGTTGTTAAATCTAAAAAAGGGGAGATGCAGTTTGGCGGGGTGATTTATTCTGATAGCGCGGATAAGGCTACCCGGTTTATCATGAACTGCAATCAAAAAAAGATACCTCTGGTGTTTTTACAGGATGTGACCGGTTTTATGGTAGGTAGCCGCTCAGAACAGGGGGGCATTATTAAGGATGGCGCAAAAATGGTAAATGCGGTTGCTAATTCTGTTGTTCCAAAATTCACCATTGTGATTGGGAATTCTTATGGTGCCGGTAATTATGCAATGTGTGGTAAAGCCTACGATCCGAGGTTAATATATGCCTGGCCAAGTGCTAAGATTGCTGTAATGGGTGGCGCGCAAGCCGCTAAGGTATTGCTGCAAATTAAGGAGGCTTCTCTTAAATCAAAAGGAGAGGAGATTACTCCCGAAAAGGAAGCCGAATTGCTAAAAGAAATTACCGACAGGTACAACAGTCAGACAACACCTTATTACGCAGCTGCAAGGTTATGGGTGGATGGGATTATTGATCCTAAAGAAACGCGAAAAGTGATTTCCATGGGGATTGAAGCTGCTAATCAATCTCCAATCAAAAAGCAGTTTAACGTAGGTGTTATTCAAACCTAA
- the trxB gene encoding thioredoxin-disulfide reductase yields MSQEEVEHVQCLIIGSGPAGYTAAIYAARADLKPVMYTGMEPGGQLTQTTEVDNFPGYPAGITGPEMMEDFRKQAERFGTDIRFGYVSSVDFSSLPHKVVVDDIKTITADTVIISTGATAKWLGLPSEQKYNGFGVSACAVCDGFFFKGQDVAIVGAGDTAAEEATYLAKLCKKVYMLVRRDEFRASKAMVHRVMNTPNIEVIYNTETKEILGNGKNVTAVKVVNNQTGVETDLPVEGFFVAIGHKPNTDIFKGWLDMDDTGYLKTVRGSTLTNVEGVFASGDVQDSYYRQAVTAAGSGCMAALDAERYLAAKEHDVKVVL; encoded by the coding sequence ATGTCACAAGAAGAAGTAGAACACGTTCAATGTTTAATTATAGGTTCAGGGCCTGCAGGCTATACAGCTGCTATTTATGCAGCTCGTGCAGATCTTAAACCGGTTATGTATACAGGTATGGAGCCGGGTGGCCAGTTAACCCAAACTACAGAGGTAGATAATTTTCCAGGTTATCCTGCAGGAATCACTGGTCCTGAAATGATGGAAGATTTTCGTAAACAAGCTGAGCGTTTTGGAACAGATATCCGCTTCGGTTATGTAAGTTCTGTTGATTTCTCTTCATTGCCACATAAAGTTGTAGTAGATGACATCAAAACAATTACTGCTGATACTGTAATTATTTCTACTGGCGCTACTGCAAAATGGTTAGGCCTTCCAAGTGAACAAAAATACAATGGTTTTGGCGTTTCTGCCTGTGCTGTTTGTGATGGTTTCTTTTTTAAAGGACAAGATGTTGCAATAGTTGGTGCAGGAGATACAGCTGCTGAAGAAGCAACTTACCTGGCCAAACTTTGTAAAAAAGTATATATGCTGGTTCGTAGAGACGAATTCAGAGCTTCAAAAGCAATGGTGCACAGGGTAATGAACACACCTAACATTGAAGTGATTTACAATACGGAAACTAAAGAAATATTAGGTAATGGCAAAAATGTTACTGCTGTTAAAGTGGTAAATAACCAAACCGGGGTGGAGACTGATTTACCGGTTGAGGGATTCTTTGTTGCTATTGGTCATAAGCCAAATACCGATATATTTAAAGGTTGGTTAGATATGGATGATACCGGTTATTTAAAAACAGTTCGGGGAAGCACTTTAACGAATGTTGAAGGTGTTTTTGCCAGCGGAGATGTGCAGGATAGCTACTATCGTCAGGCAGTAACTGCTGCAGGTTCCGGATGTATGGCAGCGCTCGATGCAGAACGTTATTTAGCAGCTAAAGAACATGATGTAAAAGTGGTATTATAA
- a CDS encoding response regulator transcription factor, translating into MNDTAAARIVIIEDDETIREGYTYLVNNTSPYQVVNTYPSFDTARHKIVKDNPDVIILDIQMPGTSGIDALPLLKKLLPQVYIIILTVHETEKVILEALANGAAGYFTKNTPSLKIIEAIKDVMQGGGPMSPNVAKKVITSLQKNPDSPLTKRETQILNLITKGKDRSQIATELFIETETVKTHIKNIYLKLNVNSKADAIKVARSNRLV; encoded by the coding sequence ATGAATGATACAGCAGCAGCAAGAATCGTGATTATTGAAGATGATGAGACCATCAGAGAGGGCTATACCTACCTGGTTAATAACACTTCTCCTTACCAAGTGGTAAATACTTATCCATCTTTTGATACCGCCAGACATAAAATCGTAAAAGACAATCCTGATGTAATTATTCTTGATATACAGATGCCGGGAACCAGTGGAATAGATGCACTTCCCTTATTAAAAAAGCTATTGCCACAAGTGTATATTATTATACTAACTGTACATGAGACAGAAAAGGTCATCTTAGAAGCGCTGGCAAATGGTGCTGCCGGTTACTTCACTAAAAACACACCTTCTTTAAAAATCATTGAAGCCATTAAAGATGTAATGCAAGGTGGTGGGCCAATGAGCCCAAATGTGGCCAAAAAGGTCATCACATCACTACAAAAAAACCCGGATTCGCCACTTACCAAAAGGGAAACTCAAATACTTAATCTGATTACAAAGGGAAAGGATCGTTCGCAAATTGCTACAGAGTTATTTATCGAAACAGAGACTGTAAAAACTCACATTAAAAACATCTACCTTAAATTGAATGTTAATTCTAAGGCAGATGCTATAAAAGTGGCCAGAAGCAACAGACTGGTATAA